From Glycine soja cultivar W05 chromosome 4, ASM419377v2, whole genome shotgun sequence, the proteins below share one genomic window:
- the LOC114410712 gene encoding uncharacterized protein LOC114410712 yields MVRRLLGNQMQPLDDNQRENMFQTRCVINGKLCSLIVDGGSCTNVASSTLVTKLNLETKPHPRPYKLQWPSEDEEVKVTQQVEVWLTIGRYNDRVLCDVVPMEATHVLLGRPWQYDTQVVHDGFTNKISFKQADKKIVLKPLSPKEMLHANPIDEFKLPSSIQSLLQDFDDVFPASVPDGLPPLRGIEHHIDLIPGASLPNRPAYRSNPQETKEIERQVSELLSKGWVRDSMSSCVVPVILVPKKDGSWRMCSDCRAINNITIKYRHPIPKLDDLLDELVERVRVDVGKVKDFQEWPTPKTLSEVRGFHGLASFYRKFVKDFSTLAAPLTEIVKKNVGFKMG; encoded by the exons ATGGTGAGAAGGCTCTTGGGAAATCAAATGCAGCCACTGGAtgacaatcaaagagaaaatatgtTCCAAACCAGGTGTGTAATTAATGGTAAGCTGtgctctttaattgttgatggaggaagctgtaccaatgttgcaagttcCACATTAGTGACCAAACTGAATTTGGAAACTAAGCCCCATCCTAGACCATACAAACTTCAGTGGCCtagtgaagatgaagaggtaaaagtgACTCAACAGGTTGAGGTTTGGCTCACCATTGGGAGATATAATGATAGGGTGTTGTGTGATGTGGTCCCAATGGAAGCGACCCATGTGTTGTTAGGAAGACCGTGGCAGTATGATACCCAGGtagtgcatgatggcttcaccaacaaaatATCTTTCAAGCAAGCTGACAAGAAAATTGTTCTCAAACCGTTATCTCCTAAAGAG ATGTTGCATGCTAACCCaattgatgaatttaaattGCCTTCTAGTATTCAGTCTCTTCTAcaggattttgatgatgtgtttCCAGCAAGTGTACCGGATGGTTTACCAccattgaggggaattgagcatcacatTGATCTCATTCCAGGAGCGTCCTTGCCCAATCGTCCAGCTTATAGGAGCAACCCACAAGAAACTAAGGAGATCGAAAGGCAAGTGTCCGAACTCCTGAGCAAAGGTTGGGTGAGAGATAGTATGAGTTCGTGCGTTGTACCTGTCATTCTAGTACCCAAGAAGGACGGCTCATGGAGGATGTGTTCTGATTGTAGAGCCATAAACAACATCACCATCAAGTATAGGCATCCAATTCCCAAGTTAgatgatcttcttgatgaact TGTTGAGAGAGTACGGGTGGATGTGGGAAAGGTTAAGGACTTCCAAGAATGGCCAACACCTAAGACCCTGAGTGAGGTGAGGGGATTTCATGGTTTAGCAAGTTTCTATAGGAAATTTGTTAAGGATTTTAGTACATTGGCTGCACCTCTAACTGAAATTGTTAAGAAGAATGTGGGTTTCAAAATGGGGTAA